GAAGGGGCCCTGCCGGACGTCGTACGTCAGCCGGTCACGGGCGGGTACGCCGACGGGCGCCGCCCCGGCGGGACCGGCGCCGGCCGGTGCCGCCCTCACCGCTCTCCTCGTCGGTGTCGCCGTCGCCCAGCGCGTCCGGGTCGTCCGCCCCGGCCAGCCGGGCCGACTCGCCCTCCTGGGCGTCCGCGACGGCCGGCGCGGCCGGCGTCTCCGCCTCGTACCGGGACAGGTCGTAGCCCATGGTGTCGTGGTACTCGGCGTCGGTGGCGGGGGCGGCGACCTCGGGAGCCTCGGTCGTCTCCACCACCGTCCGCTCGGCGGCGGCGCCCTTGCGGGCGCGCCGGCGCGTCGACGTGGCGGGCTGCTCGGTCGGCGGGGGGGCCACCGCCGAGGCGACCGCCTTGACCTTCTCCCCCGCGCCGCCGGAGCGCGGCTTCTCCGGCACCGGCTCGGTGTGGATGATCAGGCCGCGACCCTTGCAGCACTCGCAGGGCTCGCTGAACGCCTCCAGCAGCCCGGCGCCGATCCGCTTGCGGGTCATCTGCACCAGGCCGAGCGAGGTGATCTCGGTGACCTGGTGCTTGGTCCGGTCCCGGCCCAGGCACTCGGTCAGCCGGCGCAGCACCAGCTCACGGTTGGACTCCAGCACCATGTCGATGAAGTCGATCACCACGATGCCGCCGATGTCCCGCAGCCGGAGCTGACGGACGATCTCCTCGGCCGCCTCCAGGTTGTTGCGGGTGACCGTCTCCTCCAGGTTGCCGCCGGAGCCGGTGTACTTGCCGGTGTTGACGTCGACGACGGTCATCGCCTCGGTCCGGTCGATCACCAGCGAGCCGCCCGAGGGGAGGAAGACCTTGCGGTCCAGCCCCTTGATGATCTGCTCGTCGATGCGGTACTCGGCGAAGACGTCGGAGGTGCCGACGTGCCGGCGCAGCCGGGCGACCAGGTCGGGCGAGACGTGCGACAGGTACGACTCGACCATGTCGTACGGCTGCTCGCCCTCGATGACCAGCTCGCGGAAGTCCTCGTTGAACAGGTCCCGGACGACCCGGATGACCAGGTCCGGCTCCTCGTAGAGCAGCACCGGGGCGCCACCCTCGGCCGCCTTGGCCTGGATGTCCTCCCACTGCGCCTGGAGCCGCTTGACGTCCCGGGCCAGCTCGTCCTCGCTGGCGCCCTCGGCAGCCGTGCGGACGATCACCCCGGCGCCGTCCGGCACCAGCTTCTTCAGCACGTCGCGCAGCCGCTTGCGCTCGGTGTCGGGCAGCTTGCGGCTGATCCCGGAGGCGTTGCCGTTGGGCACGTAGACCAGGTGCCGGCCGGAGAGCGCGATGTGGCTGGTCAGCCGGGCGCCCTTGTGCCCGATCGGGTCCTTGGTGACCTGGACCAGCACCGAGTCGCCGGAGCGCAGCGCCTGCTCGATCGAGCGGGCCCGCCCCTCCAGGCCGGTGGTGTCCCAGTTCACCTCGCCGGCGTACAGCACGGCGTTGCGGCCGCGCCCGATGTCGACGAAGGCCGCCTCCATGCTGGGCAGGACGTTCTGCACCTTGCCGAGGTAGACGTTGCCGGCCATGGTGCCGGAGGAGTTGCGGGTGACGTAGTGCTCGACCAGCACACCGTCCTCGAGGACGGCGATCTGGGTGCGGTCGCCGCGCTGGCGTACCGCCATCACCCGGTCGACCGCCTCCCGGCGGGCCAGGAACTCCGACTCGCTGAGGATCGGCGGGCGGGTGCGCCGCTGCTCGCGGCCGTCCCGGCGGCGCTGGCGCTTGGCCTCCAGCCGGGTCGAGCCGGAGACGCCCTGCACCTCGTCGACGGCCTTGCGCGGCTCACGGATCTTGACGACGGTCGGCACGCCGTCGTCGGCGCCCCCCTCGGCGTCCCCGGCGCCCCGGCGGCGGCGACGGCGACGGCGGCGGGTCATCCCGTCGCCCTCGCCTTCCTCCTCCTCGCCCTCCTCGGTCTCGGCCTCCTCGGCCTCGACCTGGGCGGCCTCCTCGCCCTCCTCCTCGTCGGCCTCGTCGGCGCCACCCTTGCCGCGGCCACGGCCCCGGCGACCACGACGACGACGGCGACGCCCGGCGGCGGTCTCGTCCTCGTCCTCGTCCTCGGCGGCGGCCTCCTCGTCCTCGGCGGTGGTCTCCTCCTCGACCTCGGCGGCCTCGACCGGCTCGGCCTCGCGACGGCCACGGCGGCGACGGCGGCCGGTCTCGGCCGGCTCCTCCTCGGCGACCTCGGCCAGCGGGCCGGGCTCGACCACCCGGAAGGTCGGCAGTTCCTCGGGCTGGGGGGCCATGAAGAGCACGGTCGGCGCGGAGAGCGCGGCGCGGCGCCGGCGGGTGCGCGGCGCCGGCTCGGCCTGCTCCACCGGCTGCTCGCCGCCGGGCACGCTCACCCCGGGCGGGACCTCGCCGGCCCGGCTCTCGGCGCCGGACGCGGCGACGGCCGGCACGGCGGCCCCCGAGTCGGTGGCGGCCGCTTCGGTGGCCTCGGCCCGCGCCGCGATCTCGGCGGGCTCCTCCT
This genomic interval from Micromonospora coxensis contains the following:
- a CDS encoding Rne/Rng family ribonuclease, whose translation is MLENEPEGGERTGSQPAGDTADSTATTGSSPETPPAEAAEAPKRRRATRRKVAPLSQPEQPEVPAEAPTAAASATDETHQAEVIVPVAGELDTAPKTTRRRRKATPAKAAAEEPIVATGVEEPSAEVVPPVKVTRTRRRKAAAPAVETPAEAPPTAEVLAPSGAPVEVVTPAVETEEPAVEAAAPTEPTVADEELAEEEPAEIAARAEATEAAATDSGAAVPAVAASGAESRAGEVPPGVSVPGGEQPVEQAEPAPRTRRRRAALSAPTVLFMAPQPEELPTFRVVEPGPLAEVAEEEPAETGRRRRRGRREAEPVEAAEVEEETTAEDEEAAAEDEDEDETAAGRRRRRRGRRGRGRGKGGADEADEEEGEEAAQVEAEEAETEEGEEEEGEGDGMTRRRRRRRRRGAGDAEGGADDGVPTVVKIREPRKAVDEVQGVSGSTRLEAKRQRRRDGREQRRTRPPILSESEFLARREAVDRVMAVRQRGDRTQIAVLEDGVLVEHYVTRNSSGTMAGNVYLGKVQNVLPSMEAAFVDIGRGRNAVLYAGEVNWDTTGLEGRARSIEQALRSGDSVLVQVTKDPIGHKGARLTSHIALSGRHLVYVPNGNASGISRKLPDTERKRLRDVLKKLVPDGAGVIVRTAAEGASEDELARDVKRLQAQWEDIQAKAAEGGAPVLLYEEPDLVIRVVRDLFNEDFRELVIEGEQPYDMVESYLSHVSPDLVARLRRHVGTSDVFAEYRIDEQIIKGLDRKVFLPSGGSLVIDRTEAMTVVDVNTGKYTGSGGNLEETVTRNNLEAAEEIVRQLRLRDIGGIVVIDFIDMVLESNRELVLRRLTECLGRDRTKHQVTEITSLGLVQMTRKRIGAGLLEAFSEPCECCKGRGLIIHTEPVPEKPRSGGAGEKVKAVASAVAPPPTEQPATSTRRRARKGAAAERTVVETTEAPEVAAPATDAEYHDTMGYDLSRYEAETPAAPAVADAQEGESARLAGADDPDALGDGDTDEESGEGGTGRRRSRRGGARRRTRP